A part of Antechinus flavipes isolate AdamAnt ecotype Samford, QLD, Australia chromosome 6, AdamAnt_v2, whole genome shotgun sequence genomic DNA contains:
- the C6H2orf81 gene encoding uncharacterized protein C2orf81 homolog isoform X1, translated as MAHEGSRTGRDRGQARAKAEKVRPPTVPVPQIEIVPGRLNESEWITLMGIEEGEDVVGDVLAELLARVMDATFKVYLAQQCIPFTISQAREAMLQITEWRFLARDEGETDVAEDPTWGEDEEPKASTTDTWAQGSVPVLHAPSPSIPPGLENSAQPEATETGDPLTSRKKSWISVPEDQSISLWGKPELKPTPGPPPTPEPYSQSPQHFVLPHPCADSAPNLSNYASLDLSVWESSQFSFEVVSPVSPHPSIDLSLWASPHVSLTSQAGHIPSLSQSSQIPVHHIGGGDSSDQVEETVLPPPYYLSVPLPPFLASPSWNLPKLQSVPAPISSLTPNLLPAASAKFMRLQKGRAYLASGLVYDKMGRIIAMDPLDPTHLPQHQIHPLAKVVVPEAEVHPLDSYKEQRKHVKYGNGFRFKLPGRHRPIPHFRGGFPFPSPGLPFPAPGMEFPLQSPMKRWSSIQWHYGLEGATDLLHMQPAQSSVMPDIGSGLKPDQNLLPPYGPKVLEATSQLMWKPSLLLDTMKLKPHVSLWNPSKNTHRRGYPAPHMEREQFPGLLLKEPSEQQPIQTHALTPEVTVSQLLKGSSPRVRTFPSQDNVSTNFPEES; from the exons ATGGCGCACGAAGGCTCG AGAACCGGCAGGGATCGAGGGCAGGCCAGGGCCAAGGCCGAGAAAGTCCGCCCCCCCACGGTGCCTGTGCCCCAGATAGAGATTGTGCCTGGCCGTCTGAACGAATCGGAATGGATCACGCTTATGGGCATTGAGGAAGGGGAGGATGTGGTAGGAGATGTCTTGGCCGAACTGCTGGCTCGTGTGATGGATGCAACCTTCAAGGTCTACCTGGCCCAGCAG TGCATCCCATTCACCATCAGCCAGGCCCGAGAGGCCATGTTGCAGATCACTGAATGGCGATTCCTTGCGAGGGATGAAGGTGAGACAGATGTGGCCGAAGACCCCACGTGGGGGGAGGATGAAGAGCCTAAGGCCAGCACCACAGACACCTGGGCTCAAGGCTCCGTGCCTGTGCTGCATGCACCTTCCCCTTCTATTCCCCCAGGACTCGAAAACTCTGCCCAACCTGAG GCCACTGAGACTGGGGATCCGCTCACCTCGAGAAAGAAGAGTTGGATCTCAGTTCCTGAGGATCAGAGCATCTCTTTATGGGGGAAGCCTGAGTTAAAGCCTACCCCAGGTCCCCCCCCAACACCAGAACCCTATTCACAAAGTCCCCAACACTTTGTTTTGCCCCATCCCTGTGCCGATTCAGCCCCTAATCTGAGCAATTATGCCTCTCTGGATCTTTCTGTATGGGAGAGTTCCCAGTTTTCTTTTGAAGTGGTCAGCCCAGTGAGTCCACATCCTTCTATAGATCTGTCCTTATGGGCAAGTCCTCATGTGTCCCTAACTTCACAGGCTGGTCATATTCCATCTCTTTCACAGAGTTCCCAGATCCCTGTACACCACATTGGAGGTGGGGACAGCTCAGACCAAGTAGAAGAGACAGTTTTACCTCCCCCCTACTATCTGTCAGTGCCTCTTCCACCATTTCTGGCTAGTCCTTCCTGGAACCTCCCAAAACTCCAGTCTGTCCCGGCCCCCATCTCTTCACTAACCCCCAATTTGCTCCCTGCTGCCTCTGCCAAGTTCATGCGCTTACAGAAGGGGCGGGCATATCTAGCATCAGGTCTGGTGTATGACAAGATGGGACGGATCATAGCCATGGATCCACTGGATCCTACCCATCTGCCCCAGCACCAAATTCATCCACTGGCTAAAGTTGTAGTCCCTGAGGCAGAGGTCCACCCTCTAGACTCGTACAAGGAACAAAGAAAGCATGTGAAGTACGGGAATGGGTTCCGATTCAAGCTGCCTGGCCGCCACAGGCCCATACCCCACTTCCGTGGTGGTTTTCCTTTCCCCAGCCCAGGACTTCCCTTCCCAGCTCCTGGCATGGAGTTCCCCCTCCAGAGCCCCATGAAGCGATGGTCTAGCATCCAGTGGCATTATGGATTGGAGGGGGCAACAGATCTGTTGCATATGCAGCCAGCGCAGTCAAGTGTGATGCCAGACATTGGGTCAGGACTAAAGCCTGATCAGAATTTGCTTCCTCCCTATGGTCCAAAAGTCCTTGAAGCCACCTCCCAACTGATGTGGAAACCTTCCTTACTTCTGGATACAATGAAGCTGAAGCCTCATGTAAGCCTCTGGAATCCAAGCAAAAACACGCATAGAAGGGGTTATCCTGCTCCCCACATGGAGAGAGAGCAGTTCCCCGGCCTGCTGCTTAAGGAACCTTCTGAGCAACAACCCATCCAGACCCATGCGCTTACCCCTGAGGTCACTGTGTCTCAGCTGCTGAAGGGCTCCTCACCTAGAGTTCGGACCTTTCCCTCTCAGGACAATGTCAGCACCAACTTCCCTGAGGAGTCCTGA
- the C6H2orf81 gene encoding uncharacterized protein C2orf81 homolog isoform X2 has product MAHEGSRTGRDRGQARAKAEKVRPPTVPVPQIEIVPGRLNESEWITLMGIEEGEDVVGDVLAELLARVMDATFKVYLAQQATETGDPLTSRKKSWISVPEDQSISLWGKPELKPTPGPPPTPEPYSQSPQHFVLPHPCADSAPNLSNYASLDLSVWESSQFSFEVVSPVSPHPSIDLSLWASPHVSLTSQAGHIPSLSQSSQIPVHHIGGGDSSDQVEETVLPPPYYLSVPLPPFLASPSWNLPKLQSVPAPISSLTPNLLPAASAKFMRLQKGRAYLASGLVYDKMGRIIAMDPLDPTHLPQHQIHPLAKVVVPEAEVHPLDSYKEQRKHVKYGNGFRFKLPGRHRPIPHFRGGFPFPSPGLPFPAPGMEFPLQSPMKRWSSIQWHYGLEGATDLLHMQPAQSSVMPDIGSGLKPDQNLLPPYGPKVLEATSQLMWKPSLLLDTMKLKPHVSLWNPSKNTHRRGYPAPHMEREQFPGLLLKEPSEQQPIQTHALTPEVTVSQLLKGSSPRVRTFPSQDNVSTNFPEES; this is encoded by the exons ATGGCGCACGAAGGCTCG AGAACCGGCAGGGATCGAGGGCAGGCCAGGGCCAAGGCCGAGAAAGTCCGCCCCCCCACGGTGCCTGTGCCCCAGATAGAGATTGTGCCTGGCCGTCTGAACGAATCGGAATGGATCACGCTTATGGGCATTGAGGAAGGGGAGGATGTGGTAGGAGATGTCTTGGCCGAACTGCTGGCTCGTGTGATGGATGCAACCTTCAAGGTCTACCTGGCCCAGCAG GCCACTGAGACTGGGGATCCGCTCACCTCGAGAAAGAAGAGTTGGATCTCAGTTCCTGAGGATCAGAGCATCTCTTTATGGGGGAAGCCTGAGTTAAAGCCTACCCCAGGTCCCCCCCCAACACCAGAACCCTATTCACAAAGTCCCCAACACTTTGTTTTGCCCCATCCCTGTGCCGATTCAGCCCCTAATCTGAGCAATTATGCCTCTCTGGATCTTTCTGTATGGGAGAGTTCCCAGTTTTCTTTTGAAGTGGTCAGCCCAGTGAGTCCACATCCTTCTATAGATCTGTCCTTATGGGCAAGTCCTCATGTGTCCCTAACTTCACAGGCTGGTCATATTCCATCTCTTTCACAGAGTTCCCAGATCCCTGTACACCACATTGGAGGTGGGGACAGCTCAGACCAAGTAGAAGAGACAGTTTTACCTCCCCCCTACTATCTGTCAGTGCCTCTTCCACCATTTCTGGCTAGTCCTTCCTGGAACCTCCCAAAACTCCAGTCTGTCCCGGCCCCCATCTCTTCACTAACCCCCAATTTGCTCCCTGCTGCCTCTGCCAAGTTCATGCGCTTACAGAAGGGGCGGGCATATCTAGCATCAGGTCTGGTGTATGACAAGATGGGACGGATCATAGCCATGGATCCACTGGATCCTACCCATCTGCCCCAGCACCAAATTCATCCACTGGCTAAAGTTGTAGTCCCTGAGGCAGAGGTCCACCCTCTAGACTCGTACAAGGAACAAAGAAAGCATGTGAAGTACGGGAATGGGTTCCGATTCAAGCTGCCTGGCCGCCACAGGCCCATACCCCACTTCCGTGGTGGTTTTCCTTTCCCCAGCCCAGGACTTCCCTTCCCAGCTCCTGGCATGGAGTTCCCCCTCCAGAGCCCCATGAAGCGATGGTCTAGCATCCAGTGGCATTATGGATTGGAGGGGGCAACAGATCTGTTGCATATGCAGCCAGCGCAGTCAAGTGTGATGCCAGACATTGGGTCAGGACTAAAGCCTGATCAGAATTTGCTTCCTCCCTATGGTCCAAAAGTCCTTGAAGCCACCTCCCAACTGATGTGGAAACCTTCCTTACTTCTGGATACAATGAAGCTGAAGCCTCATGTAAGCCTCTGGAATCCAAGCAAAAACACGCATAGAAGGGGTTATCCTGCTCCCCACATGGAGAGAGAGCAGTTCCCCGGCCTGCTGCTTAAGGAACCTTCTGAGCAACAACCCATCCAGACCCATGCGCTTACCCCTGAGGTCACTGTGTCTCAGCTGCTGAAGGGCTCCTCACCTAGAGTTCGGACCTTTCCCTCTCAGGACAATGTCAGCACCAACTTCCCTGAGGAGTCCTGA